One region of Candidatus Saccharibacteria bacterium genomic DNA includes:
- a CDS encoding ROK family protein, translating into MYICIDIGGTKTLVAALTNEGVISESVRFPTPKDYDEFLRELTNAVKGFKTQGFRAGATGMPVTIFDRKRCIGVSFSNLPWQKVPIQRDLEKLFACPMLVENDAKLAALSESMLIKDYRKILYVTISTGIGEALVVNNQIITAVGDGGGRTMLFEYKGKMTPWEDFAGGKAIAKTYGKPASEIHDPAIWKKIARNLTPGFLQFIAILQPEVIVVGGGAGHYLERFHDALVADLRQYETPMLQIPPIIPAQRPEEAVVYGCYDYARQNYS; encoded by the coding sequence ATGTATATATGTATTGATATTGGCGGTACAAAAACACTCGTTGCAGCACTAACGAATGAGGGCGTCATTAGCGAATCTGTCAGATTCCCAACACCTAAGGATTACGATGAATTTTTACGAGAATTGACCAACGCGGTAAAAGGATTTAAGACGCAAGGCTTCCGGGCTGGCGCAACCGGTATGCCGGTGACAATATTTGATAGAAAAAGATGTATCGGCGTTAGCTTTAGTAATCTCCCCTGGCAAAAAGTACCTATCCAGCGCGATTTAGAAAAGTTATTTGCTTGCCCTATGCTAGTAGAGAACGACGCCAAATTGGCCGCTTTATCCGAATCAATGTTAATCAAAGACTACCGCAAGATATTATACGTAACGATTAGCACAGGGATTGGCGAAGCTCTTGTCGTCAACAACCAAATCATTACTGCCGTGGGTGACGGGGGCGGTCGTACTATGCTTTTTGAATACAAGGGCAAGATGACACCTTGGGAGGATTTTGCGGGCGGCAAAGCAATTGCAAAAACTTACGGGAAGCCTGCATCAGAAATACACGACCCGGCTATATGGAAGAAAATTGCTCGCAATCTCACGCCAGGTTTTCTGCAATTTATCGCAATTCTTCAACCCGAGGTTATTGTTGTTGGCGGTGGCGCAGGACACTATTTGGAACGTTTCCATGACGCACTAGTAGCCGATCTAAGACAATACGAGACCCCCATGCTTCAAATTCCTCCCATCATTCCCGCACAGCGCCCAGAAGAAGCTGTTGTATATGGATGCTACGACTATGCGCGTCAAAACTACTCATAA
- a CDS encoding helix-turn-helix domain-containing protein, translated as MRTLTHYEVAWNMSRAGSTMEQITIVVSKDRATVYRWLAKIRQIGIREFHRRKAACKVRRPRAQTPEYVIQKIVDIRNEFGWCGAKIRKELKENHGISLALSTVYRYLHRRFTKAAIGVQRYKKHKALVTAHAPREVVEHDTVDLGGGVYAYTAIDIFSKEPSVYIGNNLEMATGATAFTKHHQFYGRTLLHQSDGGSEFQTTFREGRRGCRRTPLQPTLQEKRTIAH; from the coding sequence ATGCGTACACTAACACACTACGAAGTAGCTTGGAATATGTCCCGAGCTGGTTCAACCATGGAACAAATAACAATCGTGGTCAGTAAGGACAGGGCTACCGTCTACCGCTGGCTGGCAAAGATTCGCCAGATTGGTATCCGTGAGTTCCACCGTCGCAAAGCAGCCTGCAAGGTGCGTCGCCCTAGGGCTCAGACTCCCGAATATGTCATCCAGAAGATTGTCGACATTCGTAACGAGTTTGGTTGGTGTGGAGCCAAGATACGTAAAGAGCTCAAAGAAAACCATGGTATTAGCCTAGCCCTCTCGACCGTATACCGGTACCTCCACAGACGTTTTACCAAAGCTGCTATTGGTGTGCAGCGCTACAAGAAGCACAAAGCCCTGGTGACGGCTCACGCACCGCGTGAGGTGGTCGAGCATGACACCGTCGATCTCGGTGGTGGCGTCTACGCCTACACCGCCATTGACATATTTTCCAAGGAGCCCAGCGTCTACATCGGTAATAACCTAGAGATGGCCACTGGTGCCACTGCCTTTACCAAGCACCACCAGTTCTATGGTCGCACCCTACTGCACCAGTCTGACGGCGGTAGCGAATTTCAGACGACCTTTCGTGAGGGCCGTCGAGGCTGTCGCAGAACACCGCTACAGCCGACCCTACAAGAAAAACGAACAATCGCACATTGA
- a CDS encoding transposase, whose protein sequence is MRAVEAVAEHRYSRPYKKNEQSHIENFNKSLRSECFPRGDYQQSDIPKLQKQADKYAEHYMNRRWHMGLPDLMTPAQFQRYYAESPETATLELAKVLRKSRLG, encoded by the coding sequence GTGAGGGCCGTCGAGGCTGTCGCAGAACACCGCTACAGCCGACCCTACAAGAAAAACGAACAATCGCACATTGAGAACTTTAACAAATCACTGAGAAGCGAGTGTTTTCCTCGGGGTGACTACCAACAATCTGACATACCAAAGCTCCAGAAACAGGCCGACAAGTACGCCGAACATTACATGAACCGGCGCTGGCACATGGGCTTACCAGACCTCATGACCCCAGCCCAGTTTCAGCGCTACTACGCAGAAAGCCCAGAGACTGCTACACTGGAATTAGCGAAAGTATTACGAAAGTCGCGTTTGGGGTGA
- a CDS encoding transposase produces MQKLTDKQIKERLIEGQNYKRLYRELKRKYDKVTGELKAENKALRQLVALQQAQLEKQAIQIAELQTMVFGKKKRPPTGGTPIAPDLFSVPKQPRNKASYRRPVPPASAVTQEVVLPLPEACACGGSFDPKSVTTHDRFVEDIPLPELTSDYQALLVTKYVISKGQCNRCGKVTTGNDTDLGGAQVALGPNVRLLVSHLIAGVGLSYAQAASLILSLYGLTVTDGEITNILRKQHQTWLPAYNQLKADIRAAPIRHYDETPWKIQATDNAGYAWVMSAANSPETLFHLATSRGAAHAQKLHGMDGNAVHISDDYPAYRTLPGFQQLCWVHLYRVIRDLRYNANLPNDQLPTVTWWYEQFVAIYQDLRLYLDEPYDEVIRAPRQMSFGNAQKP; encoded by the coding sequence ATGCAAAAACTTACTGACAAACAGATTAAGGAACGACTCATTGAGGGTCAAAACTACAAACGCCTGTATCGTGAACTCAAGAGAAAGTATGACAAAGTCACTGGTGAGCTCAAAGCCGAGAATAAAGCACTCCGTCAGCTGGTAGCTCTGCAGCAAGCGCAGCTAGAAAAGCAAGCTATCCAGATAGCCGAACTCCAGACAATGGTCTTCGGCAAAAAGAAACGGCCGCCAACGGGTGGTACACCCATTGCACCTGACCTTTTCTCTGTACCAAAGCAGCCACGCAACAAAGCCTCCTACCGTCGTCCTGTCCCGCCAGCAAGTGCTGTTACGCAGGAAGTGGTGCTACCACTTCCTGAAGCCTGTGCTTGCGGTGGCAGCTTCGATCCAAAGTCAGTGACAACCCACGACCGATTCGTGGAAGACATTCCACTACCTGAGCTGACTTCGGACTACCAAGCACTACTGGTAACCAAATACGTTATTAGCAAAGGTCAGTGCAACCGTTGTGGCAAGGTCACCACTGGCAACGACACTGACCTGGGCGGAGCCCAGGTTGCTCTTGGTCCCAATGTCCGACTCCTTGTGTCGCACCTCATTGCTGGTGTTGGTCTCAGCTACGCTCAGGCGGCAAGTCTCATCTTGAGTTTGTATGGACTCACCGTCACGGACGGCGAGATTACCAACATCTTGCGCAAGCAACACCAGACTTGGCTGCCAGCCTACAACCAACTCAAAGCAGACATCCGAGCCGCACCGATTCGTCACTACGATGAAACGCCTTGGAAGATCCAAGCAACAGACAATGCCGGCTACGCTTGGGTCATGAGTGCAGCAAACAGCCCCGAGACGTTGTTTCACTTAGCCACCAGCCGGGGTGCGGCCCATGCCCAGAAGCTGCACGGCATGGACGGCAATGCCGTCCATATCTCCGATGACTACCCAGCCTACCGCACACTACCCGGGTTCCAGCAACTGTGCTGGGTGCATCTGTACCGAGTGATTCGAGACCTCCGCTACAATGCCAACCTCCCGAATGACCAGCTACCTACTGTCACTTGGTGGTACGAACAATTCGTCGCCATTTACCAGGATCTACGGTTGTATCTAGATGAGCCGTACGACGAAGTCATACGGGCTCCCAGGCAGATGAGCTTTGGCAACGCACAAAAGCCTTAG
- a CDS encoding S1 RNA-binding domain-containing protein produces MPNNSTITMDDLLAGSELKQLETGDVVEGTISSVRKHQVWIDLGPRGVGIVMRREVGHGQSLEEGSPVTVSIIDPEMDEGYALLSMRRAAKDRGWDELQRVFEAGEIIEVQAYDANRGGLLVELEGIRGFLPVSQLAAGHYPRVSGADKDEILQKLNSLTAQPLRVRILDVSRKDNKLIFSEKEAVKDDMQARFAELKVGDEVEGIVTGVIDFGAFMNVDGIEGLIHISEISWERVENPRDYVKVGATVKAKIIAIDKDRLSLSLKQMSEDPWLKEVKSFKKGDKVEGKITRITPFGAFVQLSSSVEALVHVSEMGDDESVDPEKIFQLNEKKTFKVLDIDTEARKISLSLKSVK; encoded by the coding sequence ATGCCAAACAATTCAACAATAACAATGGACGACCTGCTGGCAGGTTCTGAGCTAAAACAGCTTGAAACTGGAGACGTGGTTGAAGGAACAATTAGTTCTGTCCGTAAACATCAGGTCTGGATAGACTTGGGGCCGCGCGGTGTCGGGATTGTCATGCGCCGAGAGGTTGGGCATGGCCAGTCGCTCGAAGAAGGATCGCCGGTCACCGTTAGTATAATCGACCCCGAAATGGACGAAGGCTACGCCTTGCTCAGTATGCGCCGAGCGGCCAAAGATCGCGGCTGGGATGAACTCCAGCGCGTGTTTGAAGCCGGCGAGATTATTGAGGTTCAAGCCTACGATGCTAATCGTGGGGGTCTTCTGGTGGAACTGGAAGGTATTCGCGGCTTTTTGCCAGTTTCTCAGTTGGCAGCAGGGCATTATCCTCGTGTAAGTGGGGCAGATAAGGATGAAATCTTACAGAAGCTCAACTCGCTCACCGCTCAACCGCTAAGAGTTCGTATTTTGGACGTTAGTCGTAAAGACAACAAGCTCATTTTTTCCGAAAAAGAAGCCGTCAAAGATGACATGCAAGCTAGGTTTGCTGAACTGAAAGTTGGTGATGAGGTTGAAGGTATTGTGACTGGAGTGATTGACTTTGGTGCATTTATGAACGTGGACGGCATAGAAGGGCTCATTCACATCAGCGAAATCAGCTGGGAGCGCGTTGAGAATCCACGTGACTACGTAAAAGTGGGTGCAACCGTAAAGGCAAAAATTATTGCTATCGACAAAGATCGTCTTAGCCTTAGCCTCAAGCAAATGAGTGAAGACCCTTGGCTGAAGGAAGTTAAATCTTTCAAGAAGGGCGATAAAGTCGAAGGCAAGATTACGCGCATAACACCGTTTGGTGCTTTCGTACAGCTAAGCTCCAGTGTGGAAGCGCTAGTACATGTAAGCGAAATGGGCGACGACGAAAGTGTTGATCCCGAGAAAATTTTCCAGCTTAACGAAAAGAAAACGTTCAAAGTTCTTGATATAGACACTGAAGCACGCAAGATTTCCTTGAGTCTTAAAAGTGTTAAATAA
- a CDS encoding translation initiation factor IF-2, with translation MAAQIELPENVTVGELAEVLQLPATRLIGELFKNGIIATINERLDFDTAQIIVGELGLDVVLVRKVVEADLPQRKKYAPTASSVDRPPVVAVMGHVDHGKTSLLDAIRGAQVAKGEAGGITQHISAYQIEHKNRAITFLDTPGHEAFAAIRQHGADLTDIVIIVVAADDGVKPQTVEAIRYAKNAGTKIVVAINKMDKEGANTGLVMGQLAEHGVVADDKAWGGDVPMVEVSAKTGSGLENLLDTVLLVADIDELKADPTVPAQGLIIEAHIEHGRGPIAHALVEEGTLQAGQFVLAGGTYAKVRNLESTSGIPIKSAGPSTPVVISGFKTLPEFGDKFETVTQEREARERSAVVATERAHGTNRSDMSSSELLRIISRTDKLQELPIIIKADVQGSLTSVADSLKSIGTEEVAVRVASSSVGVVNDNDIHLARSTGAILYGFNTSVANNIKRLANRDKVSIRLYNVIYELIDDVKDELSKLLAPEVTEKEMGTLLLKGVFKTTKTEIICGGEVQSGKLTVPALVRLKRGKEQIGLATLKGLKRGPNAANDLVEGELGGLELETTSRVELQLGDKLEFYVVETKERTL, from the coding sequence ATGGCAGCACAAATTGAATTGCCAGAAAACGTTACCGTCGGCGAATTGGCGGAAGTGCTTCAGCTGCCCGCGACCCGACTTATAGGCGAGCTTTTTAAGAACGGCATCATCGCTACCATAAATGAACGGCTTGATTTTGATACGGCACAAATAATTGTTGGAGAACTTGGTCTTGATGTAGTCCTTGTGCGCAAAGTCGTTGAGGCTGACTTGCCGCAGCGTAAAAAATATGCGCCTACCGCCAGTTCTGTTGATCGCCCACCCGTTGTTGCGGTTATGGGGCATGTTGACCATGGCAAAACCAGTCTACTCGATGCCATTCGTGGCGCGCAGGTTGCAAAGGGAGAGGCCGGTGGGATCACTCAGCACATTTCAGCCTACCAGATTGAACATAAAAACCGTGCCATCACATTTCTCGACACGCCTGGCCACGAAGCATTTGCCGCCATCCGCCAGCATGGCGCTGATTTGACAGATATTGTCATAATTGTCGTCGCCGCGGACGATGGTGTGAAGCCCCAAACTGTTGAGGCAATACGCTATGCGAAAAATGCTGGGACGAAAATTGTAGTAGCTATAAATAAAATGGACAAAGAGGGTGCAAACACCGGGCTTGTTATGGGTCAGTTGGCCGAACATGGTGTAGTGGCAGACGATAAAGCGTGGGGCGGTGATGTGCCGATGGTTGAGGTTAGTGCCAAAACAGGTAGTGGGCTCGAAAATCTGCTTGATACAGTTTTGCTTGTGGCCGATATAGATGAGCTGAAGGCCGACCCGACCGTTCCCGCCCAGGGCTTAATTATCGAGGCACACATCGAACACGGCCGTGGCCCAATAGCTCACGCGCTGGTTGAGGAGGGGACACTCCAAGCCGGCCAATTTGTTCTTGCGGGTGGTACGTATGCTAAAGTTAGAAACCTCGAATCGACCAGTGGCATACCTATCAAATCCGCCGGCCCCTCTACGCCAGTTGTCATAAGTGGTTTCAAAACATTGCCTGAGTTTGGCGATAAGTTTGAGACAGTGACTCAAGAGCGTGAAGCTCGGGAACGATCCGCAGTGGTTGCTACGGAGCGCGCGCATGGTACAAATCGAAGCGACATGAGCAGTAGCGAGCTTCTACGCATCATAAGCCGCACCGACAAGCTCCAGGAACTGCCTATTATCATTAAAGCAGACGTTCAGGGGTCGCTCACATCTGTTGCGGACAGCCTGAAGAGTATTGGTACGGAAGAAGTCGCCGTTAGAGTCGCAAGCTCCAGTGTGGGCGTTGTAAACGACAATGACATTCATCTTGCTCGCAGCACAGGGGCAATTCTTTACGGTTTCAATACCAGTGTGGCCAATAATATCAAACGCCTCGCAAACCGTGACAAGGTTTCAATACGCCTTTACAACGTCATATACGAGCTGATAGACGACGTAAAGGATGAACTGAGTAAGCTGCTTGCCCCCGAAGTTACCGAAAAAGAAATGGGAACATTACTGCTAAAAGGCGTCTTTAAGACAACCAAAACAGAGATTATATGCGGCGGCGAAGTACAAAGCGGTAAGCTTACTGTGCCGGCTTTAGTACGTTTGAAAAGGGGTAAAGAACAGATTGGCTTGGCCACTTTGAAAGGTTTAAAGCGCGGACCCAATGCAGCGAACGATCTGGTAGAAGGTGAATTAGGCGGGCTTGAACTAGAAACCACTAGTCGTGTTGAATTACAACTTGGCGATAAACTTGAATTTTACGTTGTAGAGACGAAGGAAAGGACGTTATAA
- the fmt gene encoding methionyl-tRNA formyltransferase: MPTSGTNKRIIYFGNECIATGVNSDAPILRMLLGNGYDVAAVVLNDNESRSRKLRHFAVETIAVEHDIPVFKPHKIADITPELVAFNAAIGVLVAFGQLIPQNIIDIFPWGIINVHPSLLPKHRGSTPIESTLLSGDPTTGVCLMLLSATMDAGPLFDLSELKLNGDESKLTLASALLNIGSDRLRQLLPGILNGEIKPVPQKEANATYDKRISKQDGVIDLQKPAVQLEREVRAYIGWPGSRTAIAGKDVVITAAHVANNSLENVDNKATFVADKQLCLQTADGILVVDTLIPAGKTAMPASAFLAGYGRLL; the protein is encoded by the coding sequence ATGCCGACCTCTGGGACTAACAAGCGAATCATTTATTTTGGTAATGAATGTATTGCCACTGGCGTTAATTCAGATGCGCCCATTCTACGGATGCTACTCGGTAATGGCTACGATGTTGCTGCCGTAGTACTCAATGATAACGAGTCCCGTTCTCGAAAACTGAGACACTTTGCCGTGGAAACAATCGCTGTTGAGCATGATATTCCTGTTTTTAAGCCACATAAGATTGCCGATATAACCCCGGAGCTCGTCGCATTCAATGCTGCAATAGGTGTGCTGGTAGCTTTTGGGCAGCTTATTCCCCAGAATATTATTGACATATTCCCGTGGGGTATCATCAATGTTCATCCATCTTTGTTACCTAAGCACCGAGGATCAACTCCTATTGAGAGTACCCTGCTTAGCGGCGATCCAACAACTGGCGTTTGTCTTATGCTACTTTCAGCAACAATGGACGCAGGGCCACTCTTTGATTTGAGCGAGCTAAAACTGAATGGAGATGAATCAAAACTAACACTTGCCAGTGCTTTACTAAACATTGGATCGGATAGATTGCGACAGCTTTTGCCAGGTATACTAAACGGCGAAATCAAGCCTGTGCCCCAAAAGGAAGCCAACGCAACATACGACAAACGCATCAGTAAACAGGACGGCGTAATTGACTTGCAGAAACCAGCCGTGCAACTCGAACGTGAGGTCCGCGCATACATTGGGTGGCCAGGGAGCCGTACGGCCATAGCAGGAAAAGATGTAGTCATTACTGCCGCTCATGTCGCAAATAACTCCTTAGAAAACGTTGATAATAAAGCAACGTTTGTTGCCGACAAACAACTATGCCTGCAGACGGCGGACGGCATCCTTGTCGTTGACACACTCATACCTGCCGGCAAAACCGCCATGCCCGCCAGCGCGTTTTTAGCCGGTTATGGAAGACTGCTTTAA
- the def gene encoding peptide deformylase: protein MNKTLITLPNSHLRERSKKIGFVGDEVRQLIANMQAATLEWEDGRDHEVGVALAAVQIDELWRAVVIRNNFDDKTDRTFQVFINPEITKYEGEIIADYEGCLSIKNVYGLVPRHSKVRVKALGLNGKEVRLTVEGFLARVFQHEIDHTNGIVFIDHIKNDEKAFFTLTSEGKLEPKDYEKDIKNNADLWD from the coding sequence ATGAACAAAACTCTTATTACACTTCCAAACTCGCACTTACGAGAAAGAAGTAAAAAAATTGGATTTGTGGGTGACGAAGTTAGACAGCTAATAGCTAACATGCAAGCGGCAACACTCGAATGGGAGGATGGACGTGATCATGAAGTTGGCGTGGCTCTTGCGGCTGTGCAAATTGACGAGCTGTGGCGTGCCGTTGTCATACGCAATAACTTTGATGACAAAACCGATCGGACATTCCAGGTCTTTATCAACCCAGAAATTACTAAGTATGAAGGCGAGATTATTGCCGACTACGAGGGCTGCCTAAGTATAAAAAATGTATACGGCCTAGTACCACGGCACAGCAAGGTTCGCGTAAAAGCACTCGGTCTCAACGGTAAAGAAGTGCGCCTTACGGTCGAGGGGTTTTTGGCCCGGGTATTTCAGCACGAAATAGACCACACAAACGGCATCGTGTTTATAGACCATATCAAAAATGATGAGAAGGCATTTTTTACCCTAACTAGCGAAGGTAAATTGGAGCCAAAAGACTATGAGAAAGACATAAAAAACAATGCCGACCTCTGGGACTAA
- the priA gene encoding primosomal protein N' has translation MRYYEVLVGDMQYHGKSALTYSSDAELLPGSVVRIALRNRSVLGIVFRRVPEPTFTAKPVAAAAPAQPLPTAALQLIDWLYGYYPSSFGAVIRQFLPPTTAFVKTANAPAPSAKSLTHPEPLVPHSKKLPTLTPPQVEALKNIGSSGYHLLHGITGSGKTRLYVELAKRSLGAGKSAIVLTPEIGLTAQLVGTFEGSFPGSVHVMHSRQTVAQRRNSWYKILGSDKPVVVIGPRSALFAPVQKLGLIVIDESHDQAYKSESAPHYRTERVAAKLAQLHGACLVSGSATPSVEDYYLAAAKNRPLVSLHELAVQRTAETETLVVDLRDRSVLTRSPILSTPLLQALQHALETGNQSMLFLNRRGTAGAVLCAACGWRALCNNCDLSLTYHGDHHAMRCHICGRTRPLPSSCPECGETDIVLKTIGTKAVVAEVKRLFPQARVSRFDTDTAKAEQLETQLDTLQAGDVDIIIGTQMITKGLDLPKLTVVGVLNADASLLIPDYTANERTFQLLTQVFGRTARGHGDGTVVIQSYNPNHPTLQAAIHKNWSTFYESELAERKSFKFPPFVYLLKLTCLRATNGSAEKTAMKLSGQIQKDHPKLNVEGPSPAFHPRESGKYKWQLIVKSTSRQVLVDIASSLPSGWTHDLDPVNLL, from the coding sequence GTGCGGTATTATGAAGTGTTAGTTGGGGATATGCAGTACCATGGCAAAAGTGCCCTGACCTATTCGTCGGACGCTGAGCTATTGCCAGGTTCCGTTGTAAGAATTGCTTTGCGTAACCGCTCTGTGCTCGGCATTGTTTTTAGGCGAGTACCAGAGCCGACATTTACGGCCAAGCCCGTTGCCGCCGCCGCACCTGCCCAGCCGCTACCTACTGCGGCGCTCCAACTAATTGACTGGCTCTATGGGTATTATCCTTCGTCCTTTGGTGCGGTTATCCGCCAATTTCTGCCGCCCACAACCGCTTTTGTGAAGACGGCGAACGCCCCCGCACCGAGCGCAAAATCACTCACACACCCAGAACCTCTTGTTCCACATTCCAAAAAGCTACCCACCCTCACGCCCCCGCAAGTCGAAGCCTTGAAAAACATTGGCTCCTCTGGCTACCACCTCTTGCACGGCATCACTGGCAGTGGTAAGACGCGGTTGTATGTAGAGCTAGCAAAACGATCACTTGGAGCTGGTAAGTCCGCTATCGTGCTCACGCCAGAAATTGGTCTTACCGCTCAGCTAGTCGGGACTTTTGAAGGCTCATTCCCGGGCAGCGTACACGTAATGCATTCCCGGCAAACAGTCGCGCAGCGACGAAACAGTTGGTACAAAATCCTCGGCAGCGACAAACCCGTCGTCGTCATTGGCCCTCGCTCCGCACTGTTTGCACCCGTACAGAAACTTGGTCTCATTGTTATAGACGAGTCACACGATCAAGCATACAAAAGCGAATCTGCACCACATTACCGGACAGAGCGAGTTGCCGCCAAGCTCGCACAGTTACACGGCGCCTGTCTGGTCAGCGGATCCGCAACCCCGAGTGTAGAAGATTACTACCTTGCAGCTGCTAAGAATCGGCCGCTCGTATCTTTGCATGAGCTTGCCGTTCAGCGTACAGCCGAGACAGAAACTTTGGTAGTCGACCTGCGCGACCGAAGCGTACTCACACGAAGCCCTATTCTATCGACTCCGCTCCTGCAGGCACTGCAACATGCGCTTGAAACCGGCAACCAAAGCATGCTTTTCCTGAATCGTCGGGGAACGGCTGGAGCAGTGCTATGTGCTGCTTGTGGCTGGAGAGCTTTGTGTAATAACTGCGACCTCTCACTTACCTACCACGGCGACCATCACGCTATGCGCTGCCACATTTGCGGCCGCACACGGCCACTCCCCAGTAGCTGCCCCGAATGCGGCGAAACTGATATTGTACTCAAAACCATCGGCACTAAAGCTGTTGTGGCAGAAGTGAAACGACTATTCCCGCAGGCCAGAGTGAGCCGCTTTGACACCGACACCGCAAAAGCCGAGCAGCTTGAGACCCAGCTTGATACTTTGCAAGCCGGCGATGTAGACATCATCATCGGCACCCAAATGATTACGAAAGGCCTTGATTTGCCCAAGCTCACCGTCGTAGGCGTACTTAATGCCGATGCCAGCCTGCTCATACCCGACTACACGGCGAATGAACGAACGTTTCAACTTCTCACACAAGTTTTTGGCCGAACCGCCCGTGGACACGGCGATGGTACAGTTGTCATACAAAGCTACAACCCCAACCACCCCACACTACAAGCAGCCATCCATAAAAACTGGTCTACTTTTTATGAATCTGAACTCGCCGAGCGAAAATCATTTAAGTTCCCTCCTTTTGTATACCTACTCAAACTGACCTGCCTACGCGCAACCAACGGCTCGGCTGAAAAAACAGCAATGAAGTTAAGCGGACAGATACAGAAAGACCATCCCAAGTTAAACGTTGAAGGACCGTCTCCAGCTTTCCATCCTAGGGAAAGTGGCAAATACAAGTGGCAGCTCATCGTAAAAAGTACATCCCGCCAAGTTCTCGTCGATATAGCGTCCAGCCTTCCAAGTGGCTGGACTCACGATCTCGACCCAGTTAATTTACTATAG
- a CDS encoding ArsR family transcriptional regulator, with translation MLDVFITSRVRRKIIVIYAKYPDFKTHVRGLAKLIKEDAGNIQRELKRLEKAGFLMSEKQGNTKIYHTNKQFIIFKELQSIVLKSQRTQQKRHVS, from the coding sequence ATGCTAGACGTTTTCATCACCAGCCGAGTGCGCCGCAAGATTATTGTAATCTATGCCAAATATCCTGACTTCAAAACGCACGTACGTGGGCTAGCAAAGCTTATCAAGGAAGACGCCGGTAACATTCAGCGTGAGCTAAAGCGTCTTGAAAAAGCTGGTTTTCTCATGAGTGAAAAGCAGGGCAACACGAAGATATACCACACAAACAAGCAGTTCATCATCTTCAAAGAGCTTCAGTCTATTGTACTCAAAAGCCAGCGCACCCAGCAAAAACGCCATGTCAGCTAA
- the rpsU gene encoding 30S ribosomal protein S21, translating to MIEVTRKDGKESAENLVRRFNRRVQQSGLVIAVKAGQYFEKPLSKRERRSKAIIRNQRKAIKLKKIKLGQK from the coding sequence ATGATAGAAGTTACAAGAAAAGACGGGAAAGAAAGCGCCGAAAACTTGGTGCGTCGGTTTAATCGCCGTGTGCAACAGTCGGGACTTGTTATCGCCGTTAAAGCAGGCCAATATTTTGAAAAGCCACTGAGCAAGCGTGAGCGTCGCAGCAAGGCGATCATTCGTAATCAGCGTAAGGCTATCAAGCTGAAAAAAATTAAGCTTGGCCAAAAGTAA
- a CDS encoding GatB/YqeY domain-containing protein — MGSIKQRLQDDVKSAMLAGDSLRLECLRGLKSVILYAEVAAGKRENGLDDDEILTLFAKESKKRQESSDLYVQGGSQERADKELAEKAIIEEYLPTQLSQTELEAIIDEIVFQVKPDGLQQMGQVIGQVKSQVGNTADGSIIAALVKERLQP, encoded by the coding sequence ATGGGTAGCATAAAACAGCGTCTCCAAGATGATGTGAAATCTGCCATGTTGGCTGGTGATTCTTTGCGTTTGGAGTGTTTGCGAGGCTTAAAAAGTGTCATATTGTATGCTGAGGTGGCAGCGGGCAAACGCGAAAATGGTTTGGATGACGATGAAATTCTAACGCTTTTTGCCAAGGAATCAAAAAAGCGCCAGGAGAGCTCAGATCTGTATGTACAAGGCGGTTCACAAGAACGGGCTGATAAAGAGTTGGCCGAAAAAGCAATTATCGAAGAGTACCTGCCTACGCAATTGAGTCAAACCGAGCTTGAGGCAATTATCGATGAAATTGTTTTCCAGGTAAAACCAGATGGGCTGCAACAGATGGGTCAAGTCATTGGCCAAGTGAAATCACAAGTCGGCAACACTGCCGATGGGTCAATAATAGCGGCGCTTGTTAAGGAAAGGTTGCAACCATGA